From the genome of Toxoplasma gondii ME49 chromosome XII, whole genome shotgun sequence:
GTCACATTTATACTGCGGCCAATCCCGCCTTGTTCGGATTCTTCATCCATCTGGCACGAAACAGGTACGCGGGCGCCATTGCAGTTCTCGAAGACATTAGCATCTTGTGAATGTTCCGGTTGCTGGTCCTTGCTTATTGAGGAAAGAGGCTGCTTCATCACTTCCCTCTCGTCCTGGTAATGAAACGCATCGAGCGAAAAAGGCAAGGCTTCTGATCTCACACATATCTCGTTATCCACATGAACGTGTCTACCTTTTTCGTCATCTGGACCTTCCGACGGTATTGGGGATGAGGACATTGTATCGAAAACACTCGTTGACTGCATGACCGACTGGCGGCAGAAGAcgtgtttctccttctcatcgCCCTTGAGAGCGCTTACGGAGTCTGTCAATTTAGATCCCTGGCCGCCTTGTCCACCGATAGAAGCATTTGCAACAAAAATGTGTGTTTCATCAGCGAAACTTGTTTCTAAAGGCGTCGGAAGAGACGAGATTCCCTGTTTGTCGCCTGTGACACCCCCCGCGAGGGTTTCCAATCCTTCATCGCATCGTTGGTGACTCCTTTCCTGAAACAACTCAGCAACCGCGTCGATGCCTCGGCATTCCTCTGGTTCAGAACTTATGAATGCGACTGTAGAGTGATTTCGGGACCCCCTAAACCCTCTCCCTTCCAGGTCACCTGTGTGCTCAGCTCGAGGATGACTTGTGCCGAACCGGCACGGACTACAGGAGTCATCATTGGACCTGGGTTGCGGATGTTTGTCCATTGAGAATGCAGGGTTCTTATTCCCACTTTCCACTTTCCTGGTGCCGTCATCTTTCGCTGACTGTAAACTGCGGAAGTTTGGAGCTGACGTTGaccgcttcctcttcaggTGATGATGGGACGACCGATGTGCTGCACCCTCGTAAAAGTGACAGTTTTTAGCTGAAGGAGTGGAACTGTCTTGCTGGCGAATAGCGCGCGCAACAGACACTACTGCGGATTCAGGAGCTCCAGATAGTGAAGACGGCAGCCTCGATGAAGCAGAACCGCTTGTGACCGTGCTACTACatgtcgcctctccaggTATTTCAGTGTGTTTTGCTGCTTTGACACCATACTGTGAATGCGAGGTCTCCACGTGGAAGCGGGCCGTCGGAGTTGCATCTGGGATTCGGGCAGCTGGTGACTGAACAATATGAAGCTGCCGCTTTACTGGAGGCACCTCAGCAAAACCCGGTTTTCCCCAGCCGAGACAGCAATCTGGAACATCCATCCAGACATCTCTGGTTGAGCAGGTGACTAGTGGCCTTCCATGAAGTCGGAAGGAGGATGAAATTTCCTTCTGGGTCTGGTTCCAGCTACTTCTGTGAGCACTGGTGGTGGGAGACTGGGGAGGATACGAACCAGAGAAATGAGGGCGAACAGAGTGGCGTTCCATGGAAGCAGTAGAGCATTTTGTTATCAGAGATGTGTGAGCCGAAGGGACAAAACCTGCGGGCGGGTAACCGGCAAGACTCGCGCATGCTCGACAGTGTGAAGAGGAGACTGTAGAACTACATGTCGGACACATAGTTTGTGGGATTGTTACGGACGCGGTCTCCAGCAGCGTATTCTTCCGTCGCAGACTTTGGTGGATGCAAAGTAGTCTCGTCAACATGTGCAGGAGGTAAAGAACGAGACTAATGTTCAGGGAAAGTGTTGCGACAAGGCAGCACCGAGAGACGGTAGGCACATCCATGGCGATGGGGAAGTGACGGCGCGCTTCAGCAAgagctgcagctgcggaATCTGGGAAAAATAAGCTCTTTGTCCAAGCTGCTGCcgcgcagagaaacagaaacgagacTCGAATCAGGCGCAGCGCCACCTGCGCGATGTTTGACCTGAAGACAACCACAGGACAGGAGGCAACTGGAGTATCACATATGACGGCACACCTCGCAGTCGAGCTGTCATGTTTTCGCCGTCCACGTGAATGCGCCAGATTATAGggcagtgtctcctttcgtgCGTGTTTCTACCGAATGGTGCGAACAAGGACGCAATGCCACTGCCCCTGTACAGAGTCGGCCAACCGGATGCGGGTGAATAACCAAGAGCCTTACACAGATGCACACGGGCTCTAAGAAGAGCGTCGTTCATGTCCATGTCCAGGCATGGCTGCATCGAAACGAAATCTGTTCAGTGAGTAAACGTACTTTCGGTTACAGTGACCCACACACGTGGCAAGTCTGAAACTATGACGGCTGCTCTTGTCCACAACTTGGTTGCACCATCGGCACCGCTTATAGAGTGCGCCCAGCCTAACGTGCGGCAGCGACCCCTTTTCGCAGGCGCTTGTGTGGACACCGAACTCGATACATTTTGTAGGCTCTTTTTCGAAGTCGTGGTGCCGTTGCCTCCCGCTCTTCGGACGGCACGATGAGCTGAGGGTTTGCTTATCGAGAAGAATTCGAGGATGGGATTCAAGCTTTATCTTTTCAACGCCCTGGTCAACGCATCCAGCATTCGCCTGCTCAGCAGGTGAGGGACTAGGCTGCTGAACCTTATTTGTTGAAGGGAGTTCTTCTGGCGGGTAGaggtgtttttctttccactcCTCGTCATGGGTAGCCCGAGCAATATCAGCAGTGAATGGGAAGAAGCCCTCGAAGGGCGCCAGCCTAGAGGGTTCTCTTGCGTCGTTCAGTTCACGCAATTGCGTGTCTGTGAACAAAGGTATGCTCTTCTGttcgcctcttccctcttccgAAACTAACTGAGATGCTTCACTGTcacgtcttcttttttccccatTTTGACTTGGAACCAATGGAGATGGAGTCGTTGAGCGGCTTCTTGAGTGTAGCCGTTCACTCGAGTGGACAAATCGGCTACTCACTGACTCTGACTTTCTGCAAGACTTCCAGCGACGTTTTGCTGGCGCACGTAAGACACGCAGCGGGGGCAATGCAACCCCAAAGGTCTCACAGTGCTTTTCAGGTAGCTTTTGTGCGTGCGGATCATCACCGGCAATAGACTCTCGGATTGCACGTATCCTGTCAGCTGCCAGAGCGATCGCAACGCACGAAGCATATGCTTCTGCAACCAGTAGCAGGCATATTATGGCAACCGTGACGACCTGAAACAGCACGAGCAAAAGACATTTGGTGCAAAGAGTGACCGGAGCCGCATGCTACAACAGACCGCAAAACTGTCTGCTTGCCGTTGGTCAGTGACCAGAACCGGTTGCACAAAGCAGTTTATGCTAACGCCACCGCTCCATCCCTTTGTGTGCCTTGCTGCCAGGCTGGGCTACCGTACACATCCCGAAAGTGGTACTATCGTCAATGCGACGCCAAGACCTCCTAGAGTCACTTACCCCCGCTACTTGGCTGAACAGTAGCAAAACTCCGAGACCGAAAAGGGACAGATTCACACCAGTAGCCAGCACGAACAGTATGGCCATCACTGTGGATCGGCACGAATTAGACCTTCTCCACGTTGTATCCAGACTTTGGCGGGCGCACTTCCTGAGCACATCAGCAGCTTCATTGTCAGCGCTCGGGAAACGCTGCTGAAGGGCTGTCAACGGGTCACTGGAACCGATCGCGTCATTAGTTGCGGGTTTCGTTGTTCCGGGCTCTCTGCTGGGTGGACAAACTTCAAGATACTCAGAGTGCCCTTCCCGAGTTGTTGGCGAGATAGAGTGGACAGAATTGCCAGAGGTTTTTTCCACATGTACCATCATGCACACGTTCAGATCTGGAGGTACAGTCTCCGAATTTTGATGGTCGGCTGACTGTGCTGGAATTTCTTCTAGCATCCCTTGTCGGCACATCACACTGTCCAGTCCGTGTAGGCCGATCCCGCAGCTCTTAGGAACACTATTGTCTTCCCATGGACGGCGGGAAACCGGACTACCATGCCATGACTGCGTTCCACCCTCAGCCCGAGGCACTCGAGTAGCAACATAGGGACTTCTCTGATGACCAATTTTCAAACAAGGGTTCCGCATCGAAGCGGCCGCCACATGCACTTTGTGCCAGTCAGCTGAGCGGGTGGATTCAGCCCCGCGAATTTCCGTCATGGACGCTACGAAAGGCGCTCCGTAGATTGAGCAGATGGTGAGAAGATGTGTACGGCAGGATTGTGGAGAACACGTGCTCGTGCTTGAGGAGCAGCTACTGCCTCCTCTCATCAATTAGAGCAAAAGTGTATCCACAGCGCACGGATCCCTGTGATTCCACAACACAATCAGTCATGTATTCCTGAAGGATTAGCTGAAGCTGATGCGCAGAAGCAGTCTTCATAGTAGACTGCATTTCACTGATCTCAATTCATCAGTCACTCATTTAATGAAAAGGGACAAACGATTTCCTAGCTCTCTCGACGAAGGTATTTTCTGTGTGCGTTCCTTCCAGAGCCTTCCTGGAGACCCAACtcagaagagcagaagcaTTTGTGTGCGTCGCTGCCGCCACTTTACACGCCTCCGTagggtgtgcatgcatgtggacGACAACGGACCACGGAAGATCGGGGGCAAAAATCAAACCTCTTTCCTGATGCTACTTGGCATCAATCAGCTCCAGAGAGACGATGCACCTCACTGCGGTCCACAGGGGTCCCTTGACGGCCAGCGAAGGATTACACGTTTGACAAGGTTCCACATCGATGAAGAACCGCTAAACAGACGCAAAAAAGCGTGGGAGGGAAAATGGGAGAAAGGCGTCTGGCACTGACAAGATATAGGATGAATTTCTTCACGGTTCACTTGTGTCACCGGAACTGACAGTCTGTAACAAACCCCTTAGTTGAGCACACGCCTCTCAAGGGGATGTGGTACTGACAGCGACCAGAGGGCATGTCAGTCGTCACCCCAGAAAAAACACTACAGAGACGCCCGTTGAATGATCGACTAACACAAACAGCAAAATGCAAGCCTACGAAAGGGCAGAGACGAGCCACATGCTACACCAGTCATCTGGAAAGAAGATTCAATTCCGTCGAAAACGTTTTTACAGAGATCGCGCGCTAGGGAACCTCTTTCTCGTATGACAACAGGCCGAACGATCGATTTGGACGAGGACCCTATAGATTCCTCTATTTACCATCCGACAAAGAGGGAGAATGCTTTTCGCCACGAAATCGTTACACATTTTCTTTGGTCCTGTCCGGTTCAAATTACGAGGGCGTTCGCCCGAAAATATCCGTCAGGGGCCTGTACCCGGGAAGGTAAAAAATGGAGACCAAAATTGCTGGTGGGAACCTAAA
Proteins encoded in this window:
- a CDS encoding hypothetical protein (encoded by transcript TGME49_278580~Predicted trans-membrane domain (TMHMM2.0):4-24:30-53), whose protein sequence is MAILFVLATGVNLSLFGLGVLLLFSQVAGVVTVAIICLLLVAEAYASCVAIALAADRIRAIRESIAGDDPHAQKLPEKHCETFGVALPPLRVLRAPAKRRWKSCRKSESVSSRFVHSSERLHSRSRSTTPSPLVPSQNGEKRRRDSEASQLVSEEGRGEQKSIPLFTDTQLRELNDAREPSRLAPFEGFFPFTADIARATHDEEWKEKHLYPPEELPSTNKVQQPSPSPAEQANAGCVDQGVEKIKLESHPRILLDKQTLSSSCRPKSGRQRHHDFEKEPTKCIEFGVHTSACEKGSLPHVRLGALYKRCRWCNQVVDKSSRHSFRLATCVGHCNRKSNIAQVALRLIRVSFLFLCAAAAWTKSLFFPDSAAAALAEARRHFPIAMDVPTVSRCCLVATLSLNISLVLYLLHMLTRLLCIHQSLRRKNTLLETASVTIPQTMCPTCSSTVSSSHCRACASLAGYPPAGFVPSAHTSLITKCSTASMERHSVRPHFSDCCLGWGKPGFAEVPPVKRQLHIVQSPAARIPDATPTARFHVETSHSQYGVKAAKHTEIPGEATCSSTVTSGSASSRLPSSLSGAPESAVVSVARAIRQQDSSTPSAKNCHFYEGAAHRSSHHHLKRKRSTSAPNFRSLQSAKDDGTRKVESGNKNPAFSMDKHPQPRSNDDSCSPCRFGTSHPRAEHTGDLEGRGFRGSRNHSTVAFISSEPEECRGIDAVAELFQERSHQRCDEGLETLAGGVTGDKQGISSLPTPLETSFADETHIFVANASIGGQGGQGSKLTDSVSALKGDEKEKHVFCRQSVMQSTSVFDTMSSSPIPSEGPDDEKGRHVHVDNEICVRSEALPFSLDAFHYQDEREVMKQPLSSISKDQQPEHSQDANVFENCNGARVPVSCQMDEESEQGGIGRSINVTDGGVLPRMTKNEIGAVQARHELYNQNQKSCELVDSDDTDENLTAWMKLQRLRELLACLQLRQRQRLGQQLADAPSPELTMMPTRVLIEATPEFLCLGKQKDETPRVSRSASIC